The Aedes aegypti strain LVP_AGWG chromosome 3, AaegL5.0 Primary Assembly, whole genome shotgun sequence genome contains a region encoding:
- the LOC5579667 gene encoding arylsulfatase B isoform X1 — MVWCDFQLKRMGYFIITVAGLLIAQCTTTPSKPAPNIVFILADDLGWNDVGFHGSSQIPTPNLDALAYSGVILNRYYVTPICTPSRSALMTGKYPIHTGMQHAVLYGMEPRGLPLTEKLLPQYLKELGYKNHIYGKWHLGSYTRKHTPLERGFDSHVGFWTGHHHMFDHTAVETNAWGLDMRRGFDVAYDLHGYYTTHVIRDESVAAIRAHNTSQPMFLYVSHAATHSANPYDFLPAPDETVERLAGISNYSRRKFAAMLTELDQSIGAIIVALSERGMLDNSIIVFSTDNGGPAEGFNNNAASNWPLRGTKNTLWEGGVRGAGCIWSPLIEEKRRVSHQIMHISDWLPTLLDAAGYDMNMLPSNLDGISVWPQLRNGDVTRRHEILHNIDDIWGSAALTVDDWKVVKGTNYEGKWDAWYGPAGDHDTKSYNLSSIFGCPTGKALSKLKMLPPEEEIIKLRREATVQCANGTRNKCNPLESPCLFDLFNDPCEFENLADQYPDILEVLLKKLSDYNATAVPPGNLPLDSRGDPRFWGYTWHNFGDELAMFEVEHMTESVGE; from the exons ATGGTGTGGTGTGATTTCCAGCTCAAGCGTATGGGATATTTCATAATAACAG TTGCAGGACTCCTTATTGCACAATGTACTACGACACCAAGCAAGCCAGCACCCAACATCGTGTTCATCCTCGCCGATGATCTCGGCTGGAACGACGTAGGATTTCACGGTTCATCACAAATTCCGACCCCAAATCTGGACGCTTTGGCCTATTCGGGGGTGATTCTGAACCGGTACTACGTGACGCCAATTTGTACACCGTCCAGGTCGGCTCTGATGACGGGGAAGTATCCGATCCACACCGGAATGCAGCACGCCGTTCTGTACGGTATGGAACCTCGCGGACTGCCACTGACGGAGAAACTTTTACCACAGTACTTGAAGGAACTTGG CTACAAGAACCACATCTACGGCAAGTGGCACCTGGGATCCTACACCCGCAAGCACACTCCGCTAGAACGTGGTTTCGACTCGCACGTAGGTTTCTGGACCGGCCATCATCACATGTTTGATCATACGGCCGTCGAAACCAACGCCTGGGGATTGGATATGCGCCGAGGTTTCGATGTGGCCTACGATCTTCACGGTTATTACACGACCCACGTGATACGGGATGAGTCGGTGGCGGCAATACGAGCTCATAACACTTCGCAGCCGATGTTCCTGTACGTTTCACACGCAGCGACTCATTCGGCTAATCCTTATGATTTCTTGCCAGCACCTGACGAGACTGTGGAGAGACTGGCGGGTATATCGAACTATTCGCGAAGGAAGTTTGCTG cGATGCTAACTGAGCTAGATCAATCGATAGGAGCAATAATCGTTGCTCTGAGTGAACGAGGAATGTTGGACAATTCAATCATTGTGTTCAGCACCGATAACGGCGGTCCTGCGGAGGGTTTCAACAACAATGCTGCGTCCAATTGGCCACTCAGAGGAACTAAGAATACTCTGTGGGAAGGAGGTGTCCGTGGTGCAGGGTGTATATGGAGTCCTTTGATTGAGGAGAAACGTCGAGTATCCCATCAAATAATGCATATCAGCGATTGGCTTCCGACGCTGCTGGATGCAGCTGGGTATGATATGAA CATGCTCCCCTCAAACTTGGATGGCATCAGTGTGTGGCCTCAGCTGAGGAATGGCGATGTAACCCGTCGACATGAGATCCTCCACAATATCGATGACATCTGGGGAAGTGCCGCCTTGACCGTCGATGACTGGAAAGTGGTCAAAGGAACCAATTACGAGGGAAAATGGGATGCTTGGTATGGGCCAGCGGGCGATCACGACACCAAGTCCTACAATCTGTCATCGATCTTTGGTTGTCCAACGGGAAAAGCTTTAAGTAAACTGAAAATGCTGCCGCCGGAAGAGGAAATCATAAAGCTTCGACGTGAAGCTACCGTACAGTGTGCAAATGGGACCAGGAATAAATGCAATCCGCTGGAGTCGCCTTGCCTGTTCGATCTCTTCAACGATCCGTGCGAATTTGAGAATCTGGCCGATCAGTACCCGGACATTCTTGAAGTTTTGCTGAAAAAATTGAGTGACTATAATGCAACTGCAGTGCCTCCTGGGAATTTGCCGCTGGATTCACGGGGTGATCCTCGCTTCTGGGGTTATACGTGGCATAATTTTGGTGATGAACTGGCCATGTTTGAAGTTGAGCATATGACTGAAAGCGTTGGGGAATAG
- the LOC5579667 gene encoding arylsulfatase B isoform X2 produces MVWCDFQLKRMGYFIITGLLIAQCTTTPSKPAPNIVFILADDLGWNDVGFHGSSQIPTPNLDALAYSGVILNRYYVTPICTPSRSALMTGKYPIHTGMQHAVLYGMEPRGLPLTEKLLPQYLKELGYKNHIYGKWHLGSYTRKHTPLERGFDSHVGFWTGHHHMFDHTAVETNAWGLDMRRGFDVAYDLHGYYTTHVIRDESVAAIRAHNTSQPMFLYVSHAATHSANPYDFLPAPDETVERLAGISNYSRRKFAAMLTELDQSIGAIIVALSERGMLDNSIIVFSTDNGGPAEGFNNNAASNWPLRGTKNTLWEGGVRGAGCIWSPLIEEKRRVSHQIMHISDWLPTLLDAAGYDMNMLPSNLDGISVWPQLRNGDVTRRHEILHNIDDIWGSAALTVDDWKVVKGTNYEGKWDAWYGPAGDHDTKSYNLSSIFGCPTGKALSKLKMLPPEEEIIKLRREATVQCANGTRNKCNPLESPCLFDLFNDPCEFENLADQYPDILEVLLKKLSDYNATAVPPGNLPLDSRGDPRFWGYTWHNFGDELAMFEVEHMTESVGE; encoded by the exons ATGGTGTGGTGTGATTTCCAGCTCAAGCGTATGGGATATTTCATAATAACAG GACTCCTTATTGCACAATGTACTACGACACCAAGCAAGCCAGCACCCAACATCGTGTTCATCCTCGCCGATGATCTCGGCTGGAACGACGTAGGATTTCACGGTTCATCACAAATTCCGACCCCAAATCTGGACGCTTTGGCCTATTCGGGGGTGATTCTGAACCGGTACTACGTGACGCCAATTTGTACACCGTCCAGGTCGGCTCTGATGACGGGGAAGTATCCGATCCACACCGGAATGCAGCACGCCGTTCTGTACGGTATGGAACCTCGCGGACTGCCACTGACGGAGAAACTTTTACCACAGTACTTGAAGGAACTTGG CTACAAGAACCACATCTACGGCAAGTGGCACCTGGGATCCTACACCCGCAAGCACACTCCGCTAGAACGTGGTTTCGACTCGCACGTAGGTTTCTGGACCGGCCATCATCACATGTTTGATCATACGGCCGTCGAAACCAACGCCTGGGGATTGGATATGCGCCGAGGTTTCGATGTGGCCTACGATCTTCACGGTTATTACACGACCCACGTGATACGGGATGAGTCGGTGGCGGCAATACGAGCTCATAACACTTCGCAGCCGATGTTCCTGTACGTTTCACACGCAGCGACTCATTCGGCTAATCCTTATGATTTCTTGCCAGCACCTGACGAGACTGTGGAGAGACTGGCGGGTATATCGAACTATTCGCGAAGGAAGTTTGCTG cGATGCTAACTGAGCTAGATCAATCGATAGGAGCAATAATCGTTGCTCTGAGTGAACGAGGAATGTTGGACAATTCAATCATTGTGTTCAGCACCGATAACGGCGGTCCTGCGGAGGGTTTCAACAACAATGCTGCGTCCAATTGGCCACTCAGAGGAACTAAGAATACTCTGTGGGAAGGAGGTGTCCGTGGTGCAGGGTGTATATGGAGTCCTTTGATTGAGGAGAAACGTCGAGTATCCCATCAAATAATGCATATCAGCGATTGGCTTCCGACGCTGCTGGATGCAGCTGGGTATGATATGAA CATGCTCCCCTCAAACTTGGATGGCATCAGTGTGTGGCCTCAGCTGAGGAATGGCGATGTAACCCGTCGACATGAGATCCTCCACAATATCGATGACATCTGGGGAAGTGCCGCCTTGACCGTCGATGACTGGAAAGTGGTCAAAGGAACCAATTACGAGGGAAAATGGGATGCTTGGTATGGGCCAGCGGGCGATCACGACACCAAGTCCTACAATCTGTCATCGATCTTTGGTTGTCCAACGGGAAAAGCTTTAAGTAAACTGAAAATGCTGCCGCCGGAAGAGGAAATCATAAAGCTTCGACGTGAAGCTACCGTACAGTGTGCAAATGGGACCAGGAATAAATGCAATCCGCTGGAGTCGCCTTGCCTGTTCGATCTCTTCAACGATCCGTGCGAATTTGAGAATCTGGCCGATCAGTACCCGGACATTCTTGAAGTTTTGCTGAAAAAATTGAGTGACTATAATGCAACTGCAGTGCCTCCTGGGAATTTGCCGCTGGATTCACGGGGTGATCCTCGCTTCTGGGGTTATACGTGGCATAATTTTGGTGATGAACTGGCCATGTTTGAAGTTGAGCATATGACTGAAAGCGTTGGGGAATAG
- the LOC5579667 gene encoding arylsulfatase I isoform X3, producing MTGKYPIHTGMQHAVLYGMEPRGLPLTEKLLPQYLKELGYKNHIYGKWHLGSYTRKHTPLERGFDSHVGFWTGHHHMFDHTAVETNAWGLDMRRGFDVAYDLHGYYTTHVIRDESVAAIRAHNTSQPMFLYVSHAATHSANPYDFLPAPDETVERLAGISNYSRRKFAAMLTELDQSIGAIIVALSERGMLDNSIIVFSTDNGGPAEGFNNNAASNWPLRGTKNTLWEGGVRGAGCIWSPLIEEKRRVSHQIMHISDWLPTLLDAAGYDMNMLPSNLDGISVWPQLRNGDVTRRHEILHNIDDIWGSAALTVDDWKVVKGTNYEGKWDAWYGPAGDHDTKSYNLSSIFGCPTGKALSKLKMLPPEEEIIKLRREATVQCANGTRNKCNPLESPCLFDLFNDPCEFENLADQYPDILEVLLKKLSDYNATAVPPGNLPLDSRGDPRFWGYTWHNFGDELAMFEVEHMTESVGE from the exons ATGACGGGGAAGTATCCGATCCACACCGGAATGCAGCACGCCGTTCTGTACGGTATGGAACCTCGCGGACTGCCACTGACGGAGAAACTTTTACCACAGTACTTGAAGGAACTTGG CTACAAGAACCACATCTACGGCAAGTGGCACCTGGGATCCTACACCCGCAAGCACACTCCGCTAGAACGTGGTTTCGACTCGCACGTAGGTTTCTGGACCGGCCATCATCACATGTTTGATCATACGGCCGTCGAAACCAACGCCTGGGGATTGGATATGCGCCGAGGTTTCGATGTGGCCTACGATCTTCACGGTTATTACACGACCCACGTGATACGGGATGAGTCGGTGGCGGCAATACGAGCTCATAACACTTCGCAGCCGATGTTCCTGTACGTTTCACACGCAGCGACTCATTCGGCTAATCCTTATGATTTCTTGCCAGCACCTGACGAGACTGTGGAGAGACTGGCGGGTATATCGAACTATTCGCGAAGGAAGTTTGCTG cGATGCTAACTGAGCTAGATCAATCGATAGGAGCAATAATCGTTGCTCTGAGTGAACGAGGAATGTTGGACAATTCAATCATTGTGTTCAGCACCGATAACGGCGGTCCTGCGGAGGGTTTCAACAACAATGCTGCGTCCAATTGGCCACTCAGAGGAACTAAGAATACTCTGTGGGAAGGAGGTGTCCGTGGTGCAGGGTGTATATGGAGTCCTTTGATTGAGGAGAAACGTCGAGTATCCCATCAAATAATGCATATCAGCGATTGGCTTCCGACGCTGCTGGATGCAGCTGGGTATGATATGAA CATGCTCCCCTCAAACTTGGATGGCATCAGTGTGTGGCCTCAGCTGAGGAATGGCGATGTAACCCGTCGACATGAGATCCTCCACAATATCGATGACATCTGGGGAAGTGCCGCCTTGACCGTCGATGACTGGAAAGTGGTCAAAGGAACCAATTACGAGGGAAAATGGGATGCTTGGTATGGGCCAGCGGGCGATCACGACACCAAGTCCTACAATCTGTCATCGATCTTTGGTTGTCCAACGGGAAAAGCTTTAAGTAAACTGAAAATGCTGCCGCCGGAAGAGGAAATCATAAAGCTTCGACGTGAAGCTACCGTACAGTGTGCAAATGGGACCAGGAATAAATGCAATCCGCTGGAGTCGCCTTGCCTGTTCGATCTCTTCAACGATCCGTGCGAATTTGAGAATCTGGCCGATCAGTACCCGGACATTCTTGAAGTTTTGCTGAAAAAATTGAGTGACTATAATGCAACTGCAGTGCCTCCTGGGAATTTGCCGCTGGATTCACGGGGTGATCCTCGCTTCTGGGGTTATACGTGGCATAATTTTGGTGATGAACTGGCCATGTTTGAAGTTGAGCATATGACTGAAAGCGTTGGGGAATAG